In Halosegnis marinus, one genomic interval encodes:
- a CDS encoding PspA/IM30 family protein, with amino-acid sequence MGILSRASYVVRSKLNALISSAEDPNEQLDYSYEQMRDELQNVKRGIADLTTQKKRLEIQKRRLEENVEKHNEQAREAVRQDREDLARQALEKKKQKMSQIEELETQIADLQNTQDNLVEKKDELQSQIERFRTEKETMKARYEAAEASARVSEAMTGAGDEMEDVSRSIERARDRTEDMEARAAAMDELESTGAFDNAFDDEDEIDKALGQGRRDTEIEAELETLRQQEGKSAPEAEADAESEPEPEAADPEVESELAELKEEEETES; translated from the coding sequence ATGGGAATCCTCTCTCGCGCCTCGTACGTGGTCCGCTCGAAGCTCAACGCGCTCATCTCCAGCGCGGAGGACCCGAACGAGCAGCTCGACTACTCCTACGAGCAGATGCGCGACGAACTCCAGAACGTGAAACGGGGTATCGCCGACCTCACCACCCAGAAGAAACGCCTGGAGATACAGAAGCGCCGGCTGGAGGAGAACGTCGAGAAGCACAACGAGCAGGCCCGCGAGGCCGTCCGCCAGGACCGCGAGGACCTCGCGCGACAGGCGCTGGAGAAGAAGAAACAGAAGATGTCCCAGATAGAGGAGCTGGAGACGCAGATCGCGGACCTCCAGAACACGCAGGACAACCTCGTCGAGAAGAAGGACGAGCTCCAGAGCCAGATCGAGCGGTTCCGCACCGAGAAGGAGACGATGAAGGCGCGCTACGAGGCCGCGGAGGCCAGCGCGCGCGTCTCCGAGGCGATGACCGGCGCGGGCGACGAGATGGAGGACGTGAGCCGCTCCATCGAGCGCGCGCGCGACCGGACCGAGGACATGGAGGCGCGCGCCGCCGCGATGGACGAGCTCGAATCGACCGGCGCGTTCGACAACGCCTTCGACGACGAGGACGAGATAGACAAGGCGCTCGGGCAGGGCCGGCGCGACACCGAGATAGAGGCCGAACTGGAGACGCTCCGCCAGCAGGAGGGGAAGTCGGCGCCCGAGGCCGAGGCGGACGCGGAGAGCGAGCCGGAGCCGGAGGCCGCGGACCCCGAGGTCGAGTCCGAACTCGCGGAGCTGAAGGAGGAGGAGGAGACGGAGAGCTGA
- a CDS encoding TrkH family potassium uptake protein, with protein sequence MTGRVVKYLSVALVVPLVVALLYGEDVAVFAVAGAATFLFGFAVERIDPDPDLGPREALLMVALTWLTVALVGTLPYLLAGMGTESTLANPVNALFESMSGFTTTGATVMGSISFERHSHALLMWRQLSQWLGGMGIVVLAVAILPELSVGGAQLMDAEAPGPGIEKLTPRIAETARALWLVYAAITLLEMLLLFGFHLGGLAPNMDGLAAGTDHAAAAYNAIAHGLTTMPTGGFSPEARSIEAFSAAVQWLIVPFMFAAGVNFALTWRFVGGNPRALLRDTEFRAYMGVIGVFTAVIAGVLFTGGIEPASAAFREPYGAIPGNAEASLRHAVFQALAMITTTGYASIDFNAWSQPLQYLLLFAMFVGGSAGSTGGGIKIVRWVVIIKSVKRELFTSVHPEAVAPVRLGGQPIDEDAVRGIQAFTLVYMLCFGVGAALIMLDAARVGYDISAFEGMAAAASTVGNVGPGFGVAGPMNSYLDFPATSKLLMVFLMWIGRLEILPVLVLLTRSYWRS encoded by the coding sequence CTGACCGGCCGCGTCGTCAAGTACCTCTCCGTCGCGCTGGTCGTCCCGCTCGTCGTCGCCCTGCTGTACGGCGAGGACGTGGCCGTCTTCGCCGTCGCCGGGGCCGCCACCTTCCTGTTCGGCTTCGCCGTCGAGCGAATCGACCCCGACCCCGACCTCGGCCCGCGCGAGGCGCTCCTGATGGTCGCGCTGACCTGGCTCACCGTCGCGCTCGTCGGAACCCTCCCCTACCTGCTCGCGGGGATGGGGACCGAGAGCACCCTCGCGAACCCGGTGAACGCGCTGTTCGAGTCGATGTCCGGCTTCACGACGACCGGCGCGACGGTGATGGGCTCCATCTCGTTCGAGCGCCACTCGCACGCGCTCCTCATGTGGCGACAGCTCAGCCAGTGGCTCGGCGGGATGGGTATCGTCGTCCTCGCCGTCGCCATCCTCCCGGAGCTCTCGGTCGGCGGCGCACAGCTGATGGACGCCGAGGCGCCGGGGCCCGGCATCGAGAAGCTCACGCCCCGCATCGCGGAGACGGCGCGCGCGCTGTGGCTCGTCTACGCCGCCATCACCTTACTGGAGATGCTGCTGCTGTTCGGCTTCCACCTCGGCGGCCTCGCGCCCAACATGGACGGGCTGGCGGCCGGCACGGACCACGCCGCCGCGGCGTACAACGCCATCGCCCACGGGCTGACGACGATGCCGACCGGCGGCTTCTCGCCCGAGGCCCGCTCCATCGAGGCGTTCTCCGCGGCCGTCCAGTGGCTCATCGTCCCGTTCATGTTCGCGGCCGGCGTGAACTTCGCGCTGACCTGGCGGTTCGTGGGCGGCAACCCCCGCGCCCTCCTTCGGGACACGGAGTTCCGCGCGTACATGGGCGTCATCGGCGTGTTCACGGCCGTCATCGCCGGCGTGCTGTTCACCGGGGGCATCGAGCCCGCCTCCGCCGCGTTCCGCGAGCCCTACGGCGCTATCCCGGGCAACGCCGAGGCGTCACTCCGCCACGCCGTCTTCCAGGCGCTCGCGATGATAACGACCACCGGCTACGCCAGCATCGACTTCAACGCGTGGTCACAGCCCCTCCAGTACCTCCTGTTGTTCGCCATGTTCGTCGGCGGCTCGGCCGGCTCCACGGGCGGGGGCATCAAGATCGTCCGCTGGGTGGTGATAATCAAGAGCGTCAAGCGGGAGCTGTTCACCTCGGTCCACCCCGAGGCGGTCGCGCCGGTCCGCCTCGGCGGCCAACCCATCGACGAGGACGCAGTCCGCGGGATTCAGGCGTTCACCCTCGTCTACATGCTGTGCTTCGGCGTCGGCGCGGCGCTCATCATGCTCGACGCGGCGCGCGTCGGCTACGACATCTCGGCGTTCGAGGGGATGGCCGCCGCCGCCTCCACGGTCGGCAACGTCGGGCCGGGATTCGGCGTGGCCGGCCCGATGAACTCCTACCTGGACTTCCCGGCCACGTCGAAGCTGCTGATGGTGTTCCTGATGTGGATCGGCCGGCTGGAGATCCTCCCCGTGCTCGTCCTGCTCACCCGGTCGTACTGGCGGAGCTGA